In the genome of Alphaproteobacteria bacterium, one region contains:
- the hslU gene encoding ATP-dependent protease ATPase subunit HslU yields MSSFSPREIVSELDRYIIGQQDAKRAVAVALRNRWRRQQLPDNLKEEVLPKNILMIGSTGVGKTEIARRLAKLAQAPFIKVEATKFTEVGYVGRDVDQIIRDLVEISLHQTKLRMREDVQAKAGQHVEDRLLQVLVGKQASDETRQRFKEKLRDGSLEDKEIDIELSDNGSQGMASFDIPGMPGAQMGMINMSEMFGKAFGGTKTKLRKLRVSEARTILMDEECDKLLDQDDVTRQCIFSVEQNGIVFLDEIDKICARSERQGADVSREGVQRDLLPLIEGTTVSTKYGPVKTDHILFIASGAFHLSKPSDLLPELQGRLPIRVELKSLTAADFKRILLEPEASLIRQYKALLATEKVTLDFTDEAIDEIASLAEEINLSVENIGARRLHTVLERLLEEISFEANDKPGASITVDLDLVKERVSSLKHKADLTKFIL; encoded by the coding sequence ATGAGTTCATTTAGCCCCCGTGAGATTGTTTCAGAATTAGATCGTTACATTATTGGTCAACAAGATGCAAAACGAGCTGTCGCCGTTGCACTTCGTAATCGCTGGCGCCGTCAACAATTGCCGGACAATTTAAAAGAAGAAGTATTGCCTAAAAATATTTTGATGATTGGGTCAACGGGTGTTGGTAAAACAGAAATAGCAAGACGTCTTGCTAAATTAGCGCAAGCACCTTTTATAAAGGTTGAGGCAACAAAATTTACAGAAGTTGGTTATGTAGGTCGTGATGTTGATCAAATCATTCGTGATTTGGTTGAGATATCCCTACATCAAACAAAACTTAGAATGCGTGAAGATGTACAAGCCAAAGCCGGACAACATGTTGAAGACAGATTATTGCAAGTCTTGGTAGGTAAGCAAGCAAGTGATGAAACACGTCAACGTTTCAAAGAAAAGCTTCGTGATGGTTCGTTAGAAGATAAAGAAATTGATATTGAGCTTTCTGACAATGGTTCTCAGGGTATGGCAAGTTTTGATATACCAGGGATGCCAGGTGCACAAATGGGCATGATCAATATGAGCGAAATGTTTGGCAAAGCCTTCGGTGGCACCAAAACAAAATTGCGTAAACTTCGTGTAAGTGAAGCACGGACGATTTTGATGGATGAAGAATGTGATAAATTGCTTGATCAAGATGATGTTACACGCCAATGTATATTCAGTGTTGAGCAAAATGGGATTGTTTTTCTTGATGAAATTGACAAAATTTGCGCACGTTCTGAACGTCAAGGTGCAGATGTAAGTCGTGAAGGTGTCCAGCGTGATTTGTTGCCGCTTATTGAAGGTACAACCGTATCGACAAAATATGGCCCGGTCAAAACAGATCATATTCTGTTTATAGCATCAGGCGCGTTTCATTTGTCTAAACCTTCAGATTTATTACCAGAACTTCAAGGACGTTTGCCGATTCGCGTTGAGTTAAAATCCTTAACGGCAGCCGATTTCAAACGCATTTTGTTGGAACCCGAAGCGAGTCTTATTCGTCAATATAAAGCGCTTTTAGCAACAGAAAAAGTGACGTTGGATTTTACCGATGAAGCGATTGATGAAATAGCATCCCTTGCTGAAGAAATAAATCTAAGTGTTGAAAATATCGGTGCAAGACGTTTGCATACAGTGTTAGAACGTTTACTTGAGGAAATAAGTTTTGAAGCCAATGATAAGCCAGGTGCTTCCATTACTGTAGATCTTGATCTTGTGAAAGAGCGCGTTTCAAGTCTGAAGCATAAGGCAGATTTAACCAAGTTTATATTATAG
- a CDS encoding NUDIX hydrolase: protein MKKIMYLMGILISFPLFAVQLQCAKGPVERAGMILVKVYPDGVPCVLVGKDIRQGYINFPAGECDLSDQYSFKAAARETMEETGNALHFSSKDVSEMDYIYSNRHKIELFIHRDDNLSVNILTASVAAAQSNPALGREYKEVDQYYAIPIQNLLDVAKGIQNAGYPSSQNISAQGLNAIKSKNGHNLVFESHYIAAIAQDYANAKNIFEKLTGQIFQ from the coding sequence ATGAAGAAAATAATGTACTTAATGGGAATTTTAATTAGTTTTCCACTTTTTGCTGTTCAATTGCAATGTGCCAAGGGACCAGTTGAACGGGCTGGGATGATTTTGGTTAAAGTTTATCCAGACGGTGTACCTTGTGTTCTTGTTGGAAAAGATATAAGACAGGGTTATATAAATTTTCCAGCTGGTGAATGTGATTTAAGCGATCAATATTCATTTAAGGCAGCTGCACGCGAAACAATGGAAGAAACAGGAAATGCATTGCATTTTAGTTCTAAAGATGTAAGTGAAATGGATTACATTTATTCAAATCGTCATAAAATTGAGCTTTTTATACATCGTGATGATAATTTGAGTGTTAACATATTAACAGCTTCAGTTGCTGCAGCACAATCCAACCCAGCTTTAGGTCGTGAATATAAAGAAGTAGATCAATATTATGCTATTCCTATTCAAAATTTGCTAGATGTAGCAAAAGGAATTCAAAATGCTGGCTATCCTTCATCACAAAATATATCAGCGCAAGGATTAAATGCAATTAAGTCAAAAAATGGACATAATTTAGTGTTTGAATCGCATTATATTGCTGCTATTGCGCAAGATTATGCAAATGCTAAAAATATTTTTGAAAAACTTACAGGTCAAATATTTCAATAA
- a CDS encoding HPr kinase/phosphatase C-terminal domain-containing protein, which yields MNIIQKQIHGTSLQYKQKGLLFLGESGSGKSDLALRLIDKGAYLIADDQTILTLKNNRIFLSCPETIKSKLEIRGIGIIDISSIKEHQLDIVFQLKSFREIERLPKDNQITLLDQKIPYYEIDPFELSVNAKISFILKI from the coding sequence ATGAACATTATACAAAAACAAATTCATGGCACGTCTCTACAATATAAACAAAAGGGATTATTATTCTTAGGAGAATCAGGCAGCGGTAAATCTGATTTAGCGTTAAGACTCATTGATAAAGGCGCATATCTTATTGCGGACGATCAAACCATTTTAACTTTAAAAAACAACAGAATATTTCTAAGCTGTCCCGAAACAATCAAATCAAAATTAGAAATACGTGGCATTGGTATTATTGACATTTCTTCAATTAAAGAGCATCAGCTTGATATTGTATTTCAACTAAAATCTTTTCGTGAAATTGAACGTCTTCCAAAGGATAATCAGATCACTTTGTTAGATCAAAAAATACCTTATTACGAAATTGATCCGTTTGAATTATCAGTGAATGCAAAGATTAGTTTTATATTAAAAATTTAA
- the hslV gene encoding ATP-dependent protease subunit HslV, with product MQHQNPHQWYGTTIVSVRKGNEVVIAGDGQVSLGNTIIKATAKKVRRLSNGSVIAGFAGATADAFTLFERLEAKLEKYPGQLLRASVELAKDWRTDRYLRKLEAMMAVVDKHASLILTGNGDVLEPDDGLIGIGSGGAFALSAARAMVDVEGLDAETIARKSISIAADICVYTNSNMTVEKL from the coding sequence ATGCAACATCAAAACCCGCATCAATGGTATGGTACAACGATCGTCAGTGTTCGAAAGGGCAATGAAGTTGTTATTGCAGGCGATGGTCAAGTAAGTCTTGGTAATACAATTATTAAAGCGACCGCTAAAAAAGTCAGACGTCTTTCGAATGGGTCTGTTATTGCTGGTTTTGCAGGCGCAACAGCTGATGCTTTTACGCTTTTTGAACGGTTAGAAGCGAAACTTGAAAAATATCCAGGTCAATTGTTACGCGCTTCTGTCGAGCTAGCTAAAGATTGGCGTACAGATCGTTATTTGCGTAAATTAGAAGCGATGATGGCAGTGGTCGATAAACATGCATCTCTTATCCTAACGGGAAATGGTGATGTGCTTGAGCCCGATGATGGATTGATTGGTATTGGTTCCGGTGGTGCTTTTGCTTTATCGGCAGCGCGTGCCATGGTCGATGTTGAAGGATTAGACGCTGAAACAATTGCGCGCAAATCGATTTCAATTGCAGCAGATATTTGTGTATATACAAATTCAAACATGACCGTCGAAAAATTATAA
- a CDS encoding NAD(P)/FAD-dependent oxidoreductase has product MFKKSILLLALSFCINTSLIAEKIVILGGGLSGLTTAYELIKNDVHKEHEIVLFEGRDRLGGRVHTHYFDEGQNSFYEEGGTFIDKDHKQIKKLAKELKIKLKKNSFVDKDVFVVDEQKFIKTKDAYYIVDMLVNFLDVFKKRNINWAHYNAQTMQLEYVKADDYLNGLDEVTKKFLVTYYFDEVGLDLNNMPATALYWINEDLKEIKQLLELKKRKIKRTFLSGLANKFAYRYSVKGGMSQLINALENAINDKVTINLNSKIVSIKKEDTMYRLDFENGEECIADRIIVTLPFSTLRHVNLVDVPLTDLQRLAIQTLPYGQHIKVGIPLDANKDIANDLLYYVNLDHQFISWAGQNAMTFFLGSSKSQEYAQDDVNKLVDDLMPGLQSKYEYIKNFGAPTIKNWVTDPFALGTYSGRSSECNIVVFNPSETIRDIYVFAEPTIDNRFFLAGEHIMADGSAGHMEGAVRSGKIASGLLLVNLLK; this is encoded by the coding sequence ATGTTTAAAAAATCTATCTTACTCCTTGCCTTAAGTTTTTGTATAAATACATCGTTAATTGCTGAAAAAATAGTAATTTTGGGTGGTGGCCTTTCGGGTCTTACGACAGCTTATGAACTTATTAAAAATGATGTACATAAAGAGCATGAGATTGTTCTTTTTGAAGGTCGTGATCGATTGGGTGGTCGTGTTCATACGCATTATTTTGATGAGGGTCAAAATAGTTTCTATGAAGAAGGTGGTACTTTTATTGATAAAGATCATAAACAAATTAAGAAACTTGCAAAAGAATTAAAAATTAAGCTCAAAAAAAATTCCTTTGTAGATAAAGATGTTTTTGTTGTTGATGAGCAAAAATTCATAAAAACAAAAGATGCGTATTATATTGTAGATATGCTTGTGAATTTTTTAGATGTATTTAAAAAAAGAAATATAAATTGGGCTCATTATAATGCTCAAACAATGCAGTTAGAGTATGTAAAAGCAGACGATTATTTAAATGGCTTGGATGAAGTTACAAAAAAATTTCTTGTAACATATTATTTCGATGAAGTAGGTTTGGATTTAAACAATATGCCTGCTACTGCGTTATATTGGATTAATGAGGATTTAAAAGAAATTAAGCAGCTTTTAGAGCTAAAAAAAAGAAAAATAAAAAGAACATTTTTAAGTGGTCTCGCCAATAAATTTGCTTATCGTTATAGCGTAAAAGGTGGTATGTCACAATTGATTAATGCGCTTGAAAACGCAATTAATGATAAGGTTACAATAAATCTTAATTCGAAAATAGTTTCTATCAAAAAAGAAGACACTATGTATAGATTGGATTTTGAAAATGGGGAAGAATGTATAGCGGATCGTATCATTGTAACATTACCTTTTTCAACTCTACGTCATGTAAATTTGGTTGATGTTCCACTTACTGATTTGCAGCGCCTTGCAATTCAAACACTTCCTTATGGGCAGCATATTAAAGTAGGGATTCCTCTTGATGCAAACAAGGATATTGCCAATGATTTACTTTATTATGTTAATTTAGACCATCAATTCATTAGTTGGGCTGGGCAAAATGCAATGACTTTTTTTCTGGGATCAAGTAAAAGTCAAGAATATGCGCAAGATGATGTTAATAAACTTGTTGATGATTTAATGCCAGGACTTCAATCTAAATATGAATATATAAAAAATTTTGGTGCGCCTACAATTAAAAATTGGGTAACAGATCCATTTGCATTGGGAACTTATTCAGGCCGTTCCTCGGAATGTAATATAGTTGTTTTTAATCCAAGCGAAACAATTCGTGATATTTACGTGTTTGCTGAGCCCACTATTGATAATAGATTTTTCCTAGCAGGAGAACATATTATGGCCGATGGCAGTGCAGGTCACATGGAAGGTGCAGTACGTTCAGGAAAGATTGCGTCAGGACTTTTGTTAGTGAATCTTTTAAAGTAA
- a CDS encoding amino acid permease encodes MTSQKIGFWAVFALVAGSQIGSGVFLLPAALAPFGAISLVGWIISGLGAIALALVFGQLCARIPKTGGPHAYVQESFGPIAAFFTGWTYWIISWISTSAVIVTAIGYLLPLIGDQPKFIVVGLEIVLLTLITLLNLRGVKASGNAEFVLTLMKIIPLLLLPIAALFFFDYGNFVKDSSIMEFTDSEIISKVTLMTLWGFIGVESATTPAGSVENPSKTIPRAIVIGTVCVALLYLMNSISIMGVIPGQDLMNSKAPYGDAARIVFGGNWHLGISLIASIICIGTLNAWVLTSGQISLGLAQDHFLPKFFAKRNKHTAPYMGLLISSCGILPLLILTASDNLAQQINLIIDFSVMAFLFVYAICVLSFLKILYQNRHEGSVFQWIYGLGAIGFCGWIFYNTEFTTLLISGSFVVSGLPMYFFMNRRSKS; translated from the coding sequence ATGACTTCGCAAAAAATAGGATTTTGGGCAGTTTTTGCCCTTGTAGCTGGCAGCCAGATTGGCTCTGGCGTGTTTTTACTACCGGCAGCCTTAGCACCTTTTGGTGCGATAAGCCTTGTAGGTTGGATTATTTCCGGTTTAGGCGCTATTGCCTTAGCCCTGGTTTTTGGACAATTATGCGCGCGTATCCCTAAAACAGGTGGACCGCATGCTTATGTGCAAGAAAGTTTTGGACCAATAGCCGCTTTTTTTACGGGTTGGACATATTGGATTATTTCATGGATTAGCACGAGTGCTGTTATTGTGACGGCTATCGGTTATCTTTTGCCCTTAATTGGGGATCAACCCAAATTTATTGTTGTAGGACTTGAAATAGTTCTATTGACATTGATTACGTTGCTCAATTTACGTGGTGTTAAAGCGTCTGGTAACGCAGAATTTGTATTAACGTTGATGAAAATCATTCCCTTATTATTATTACCAATTGCTGCTTTATTCTTTTTTGATTATGGGAATTTTGTTAAAGATAGCTCGATTATGGAATTCACAGATTCGGAAATAATCAGCAAGGTAACATTAATGACATTGTGGGGTTTTATCGGCGTTGAATCTGCAACAACACCTGCAGGTTCTGTTGAAAATCCTTCAAAAACAATTCCACGCGCCATTGTTATTGGTACTGTTTGTGTAGCGCTTCTTTATTTGATGAATAGCATAAGTATTATGGGCGTTATCCCCGGTCAAGATCTGATGAATTCCAAAGCACCTTATGGCGATGCAGCACGTATTGTTTTTGGTGGAAATTGGCATTTAGGGATTTCACTTATTGCATCTATCATTTGTATAGGGACATTAAATGCGTGGGTTTTAACCAGCGGTCAAATTTCACTAGGACTTGCACAAGATCATTTTTTGCCTAAATTTTTTGCAAAACGAAACAAACACACAGCCCCTTATATGGGTCTTTTAATAAGTTCTTGTGGAATTTTGCCTTTACTTATTTTAACGGCGAGTGATAATTTAGCGCAACAAATCAATCTTATTATTGATTTTTCAGTGATGGCGTTTTTATTTGTATACGCGATTTGCGTGTTATCTTTTTTAAAGATTTTGTACCAGAATCGCCATGAAGGATCAGTTTTTCAATGGATTTATGGGCTGGGTGCGATTGGTTTTTGTGGTTGGATTTTTTATAATACGGAATTTACAACGCTTTTAATTTCTGGTTCTTTTGTTGTAAGTGGGTTGCCTATGTACTTTTTTATGAATCGACGTTCAAAATCATAA
- the rplT gene encoding 50S ribosomal protein L20 — protein sequence MARIKRGVTSRARHKKVLKLTKGFRDRNSSCYRVALEKLEKSWQYAYRDRRNKKREFRGLWIQRINAAVREHGLTYSLFIHALKVAGITMDRKVLSDIAIRDPQAFAGIVNQAKSAVA from the coding sequence ATGGCCCGTATTAAAAGAGGCGTGACCTCCAGAGCCCGTCATAAAAAAGTCCTAAAACTTACTAAAGGTTTTCGTGATAGAAATAGTAGTTGCTACCGCGTAGCGCTTGAGAAACTTGAAAAATCTTGGCAATATGCGTATCGCGACAGACGTAATAAGAAACGTGAATTTCGTGGTCTTTGGATTCAGCGTATCAATGCTGCAGTCCGTGAACATGGCCTAACCTATTCACTTTTCATTCATGCGCTTAAAGTTGCTGGTATCACAATGGATCGTAAAGTCTTATCCGACATTGCTATTCGTGACCCACAAGCTTTTGCAGGAATTGTCAACCAAGCTAAATCAGCCGTTGCTTAA
- the rpmI gene encoding 50S ribosomal protein L35 has protein sequence MSKLKTKSSAKKRFSFTATGKARGAQAGKRHNMRKRSNDMLRDSRGTRILADAETARVRKYLPYA, from the coding sequence ATGTCCAAATTAAAAACGAAAAGCAGTGCCAAAAAGCGCTTTAGCTTTACAGCAACCGGCAAAGCACGCGGCGCTCAAGCAGGTAAAAGACATAATATGCGCAAACGTTCAAACGATATGTTGCGCGATTCACGTGGTACGCGGATTCTTGCAGATGCAGAAACAGCCCGTGTTCGTAAATATTTACCCTACGCTTGA